The Niabella beijingensis genomic interval GCACTGGGGTTGGCGCCTACATTCACTGCCCGGAAGGGCGTTAACCGGATATGAGGAATCACCGGAATTGGTGTCGGATCGGTGGTACCGGATTTGGTATGGACCGATCCAAAGTTAAACACCACGGAGAATACCGTTGCGGGTACAAACCCCGTTACATCTTCGGTATTGCGGATAGAAAATTGTTTTATACTATTATGAACGCCTGCATAGCCCGTCCAGCGCTGCCTTCCGCCAGGCAGGCGCTGTTGTGCAAATGACGCTTCCTCCCTGGTGAACAGCTCAATGGTACCTGTTGCATCATCGAGCACATGCGGTTCGCCAAAGACGCCGGCGCCGGCGCCGGCACCAGCGATTGTAATTAATGTGGATGCGATATTGCCGGGATCACCCGGAGGCAGCTCCAGCGCTGCATTGACCGCCGCGATCGTCCTGACCTCCGGTACTACCACACGCCCGGTGGCAACCGGAACGGGTTTTACAAATCCCTCATGCATTTTAAGCGTCAGTGTTCCGTTGTCATCCATCAGTGAGTCCTCATCGCTGAGGGTCAAAACGAGTGAATCTCCCGGCAGATAACGGATGGTGTCACCCAGGTGCACCACGATGCCCCGGTTGCCGCTTTGCAGCACAACCGATCCTTCCGGATGATTTTTAGCTGCCGCATCTGAAATCACGGTGCCTCCGGTGCGGTACCGGTCCAGTGCACGGTCCGTGCCGGTATATAATTGCCGGAGTGCTGCGATGGTTAACGGCGCAAGTGGTCCCTGTCCGCACCGGGGCTGACGAAACTGTACATCGGCAGTATCTCTTATAAAAAGCTGTTGCGTGGTAGTAAACAAACTGTAAATTCCAACGATCATTCCATTGCCTTCGGGAACTTTCAACCCGGCAAAGCCCGCATAACTGCTGTTTCTCAACACAACCGTTTTCTTCTGACAATCACGGATCGTAAAATTGACGGCATTTATTTTCTTTAAAGGGTCCGCATAGGTCTTTCCCGTATCGGCATCTGAGAACTGGTAGCCGTTCAGCTGCACGAGCATACTCTGCAGCGGGTTTTTGATATCTGTGGAAAGCTGATCCGGCGTGATCTGTTTTGGAACCACTTCATTACCGAAGGAGCCCTTAAGGATAAACTGATCAAACTGAACTGCCGGGATCCTGCCCAGGTTCAGATACGCGCCATCGCGAACAGAGTCCAGCCCCAGCTGAATCGTGCCTCCGTAATCACCCAGCATCATTCCCTGCAGCCTTATAAAAACCCTTCTTCCCGTCGGATAAGAAGTATAAACATTGTTACCATCCATTAAAACAGGAATGGCACCGGTCTCATCCTGTATTATGATCTGCTTGTAAAAATTTCCTGTGCGGTCATTGGCAGTTATTACACCGCTGATGATCTTTTCATCATAAATGGTCTGAAAGATCCCCACACCCTGGTAACGTTCTTTTAACTCTGCGATCGTCATATTCACGGTTACATCTGGATCTGCATTTACCGGGGGAATATCAAATCTCCGGTTGCAGGATACCATCAGCAGCAGGCTCCAAAATAAAATGATATTTTTTTTTGATACGGCAAGATATGTTTTCATGGAATTCTGTTTTAGTTGTTGAAAAATGGCCGATCCGGTCGTTTATTTCATCCGGACCATAACACTTGCGTAGTAGTTCAGTCCGTAAGCGTAATAATATTTGGGAGGAAACCGGTCCACATCCCGGCTTTCAGCATCAAACCGTAACTGTTCAAATCCTCCGGAACGCATGGTTTGAGTATTCAGTAGATTATTAATGCCGATATTGAAGACCAGGTAGGCTTGCCTGCGGCGCGGATGACTTCCGTGCAGGCGTTTTGTCCAGCCGCAGAAAAGATCAAGAGTGACCTGTGCCGGTAGCTGTTCCTGTGCGGTCATCCTGCTGAGGGAGCCTTCTGTTTCCGGGGAGGAAGGATCCGCATCACCTGTTGCCTCCGCAGTTCTCCGGATCGGATTGATGCTCAGCCAGGAATGATTGAAATAATTTCCCGTAAGACTGACGAACCAGTACCGGGGTGAACGGTAAAAAAGACCAGCACTATAAGCATCCTGCGGTGTGCCGGGTACCCGAAAATTTTTCATATACACTACCTGTTCAGCAAGAACAGCGGCGCTATTGTCCACTGTAACAACCGCATTGGGCCGGCTGTTATAATAATACCTCCCCGTTGCGATGGCAGCGTTAAGGCTCCAGGTGGATGTCAGTTTGATATCTGCCCCTGCCTCTCCGCCAAAATGAACCGTGCCCAGCCCACTCAATGCATAATTGACAAAATTCCGGTATTGATCGTGGTAGAAGGTCATTACATCATACGCACCATCAATCGTCGTGTAATATCCGGTCACAGACAGCTTTATACGCGGACTGTTCCATTTATATCCCGCTTCAAACGACTGTGTGGTTTCGGTCCGGATAGCGCCGCTTTGCAGGGTATTCCGGGTCCGCGGTGAAATGAACACGTTATCGAACAGGGGTGGTGTTTTATAATATCCGCCATTTATAAAAAAGTAATTCCGGCCATTGTACTTATAGGTAAGTCCTGCCTTCAGGGTAGGGGTTGCGAATTGCAGCCGTTTTGACGGGCCGTAAGACGCCGCAGGAAAAAGGCCATTGCGGTTGTATCCCTTCCTGTAGAACTGTTCATAATTAAGCCCGCCGGTAAAAAAGAACTCAAAACGGTTCAGACTGAGCAGCACCTGGGTCCAGGCCCCGAAGCGATGCAGCAGCAGCTGATAATGATACCCATATTGATCCCCTTCCCGCTTCAGCTGATTGGGATGATCCAGGTCATATTGAGCGGCATCGCGGTTCAACGGAAAATCCCTTTCTGCAAACTGGTTTACATTCAGCCAGAAATCACCGCCAAGAAGATCTTTGACCTCCTGGTAATATTCACTGGATTGTTTCTGGAAACTGCCGCCTGCTGTCACCGTTATCCGTCCGGAAATCGTTGTTCGGTATACTGAGCTGGTAATAATGCGCTGCTGCCGGTTCACCCGGTTGGATAAAATATAAAGCGAACGCCGCCCTTCTGCATCATTGCCCGGTATACCTTCAGCATCAGGTATTACAACTTTATTATTGCGGTTCACCTCGTAGAGGCGGTGCCAGTTTATCTGCAACCGGTCGGGATCGTTGTGCAACAGCTGCCGGAGATCCGAAGCCCGGTCCGGTTGTGTGGCAGCATAGTAACCAGGCAGGTAGCGGTAGTAATCCGGACGCGGGTCCGGCGCATTGTACCAGTCAAAGCCGGACAGCCGCTGCTTTCCGGAGCTATAAGCAAGAGTGGTGATCCAGTTTGAAGTTATGCCGGGTTGATATTCGTGCACAGCCATAATAACCGGCTGAACGGTTTCGGCAATGGCAGCATTCCGTTTCCTGCCGTTCTGATAGCCCCATGCGGGGTTGTAGAAATTGCTTCCGGCAAGATCCATTGCTTCCTGTACACTGGCCGTCTGACGGCCACTTTCTGTTGGTGCTCCAAAGGTAATCAGCGACAACAGCTGCCGGGATCCGATTCTCCTGTCTGCCGCTGCATAATAGCTCGCACTTCTGTAATAAGTGCCCGGCACATAGCCTTCCGCTGCATAACGGACGCTCCCCATAAAACTATAGGCCCAGCCTTTTTTATTAAACCCCGAGCTGTGTGTCAGCAAGAGACGATGCCGGTAATTACGGTTGGAAAGCGCGTACCCGGCCATTGTCTGCACCGGTTGTACTCCGGCGCGCATATCGGTATTTGTATTCAGACCCGGCCGACCCGGCGCAAAGTCGGTAACGCCCGGGCCATATACCTGTTGCCGTACGCGCATCATGTTGGTTAAACCCGACCACAGCCCAAAAGGGATCCTGCCATTATCCGGTCCTGTAAAGTCCGCATTGTTCAGGTAAACGGCATCCCCGTTATTATAGCCCCTCAGCCGGAAACGCAGGGGCGAAAAATTAAACGCCACAGCCGCCAGGTAAGGGTCCCTTCCTGCCGAAAGGACCGGGGAAACGGGCGCATTGTTGTCTTCACCGGTATCATCAATCAGCACAACAGGCAGTTCATCCCGGTCTCCGGCGTTCAGTATTCCGGCGGAATCAACAACAGGCAGGGTATCGGAGGAGGGCAACAGCTGTTGTGTCTTCCCTGAAATGCAGACAAACAGCAGCGTTAGCAATACGGCGGCTTTCATTTGGCATGAGTTTTTTGTAGGTTGTAAAAACCAAATATACTAAAAACAATGTATATTTATATTTATTAATATAATTTTTGTTAAACACACGCCATGTTAACCATCAGGTGCTTTTTTCTTTTTATAGGGTTTTATCCGTTTTGCAGTTTTCTTTTAAATGCCCAGCCCCGGCCTTATCAGACGGCGGTTGCAGCTTTTTATAACCTGGAGAACCTGTATGACACCCTTTTCCATGGATCCCATGATGACGCCGCTTTTACGCCGGACGGAGTAAAAGCCTATACAGGCGCTGTTTTCCGGGAAAAACTATCCCGGCTGGCATCCGTCATTTCCCGCATCGGCACCGACTTTAATCCTGACGGGCCGGCCCTTCTGGGTGTTGCTGAAGTGGAAAACCAGACCGTTCTGGATGCATTGCTGCAGCATCCTTTTATCGCCTCCCGCGGTTACCGGTCCGTACACTATGACTCCAGGGATGCACGGGGCCTGGACGTGGCGCTGGTCTATAATCCCCGTTATTTCCGGGTGTTAAAAAGCAGGCCCCTCTATGTAAAGCTGCCGCCGGATGTCAAGGATTTTATATATACCCGCGATATCCTCTGGGTAACCGGTTTGCTCAATGGTCAGAAGATACAGGTCTTTGTAAACCACTGGCCCAGCCGCTTCGGCGGTGAAAAAAAATCAGCCGCCGGCCGTATGGCTGCTGCCCTTACACTCAGAAAGATCATTGACACACTGATCCGGTACGATCCCATGACCCGTATCTTGGTTATGGGCGATCTGAATGATGAACCTGTCAGCAGCAGCGTTACAAAAGGACTCCGCGCCACATCACATATCGCCGAAATGGAAACGGGTGCACTGTACAACCCCTGGGCACGTTTGTTTAAGAACGGACAGGGCACACTTGCCTATCAGAATGCCTGGAGTTTGTTTGACCAGATCCTCCTGTCGGAAGCATTCCTGGATCAGCAGCAATCCGGCTTGTTTTTTTATAAGAATGAGATCTTTAAAACCGCCGAACTCATTGAAAACAGGGGCGCTTATAAAGGATATCCCCTGCGCAGCTATTCCGGTGATGTATACCGCGGCGGGTACAGCGATCACTTTCCTGTGTATATTGTACTGATTAAAAAAGTACTATAAAAACAACGGTTTAATTGTAAATTTTATAATTATACCGCTATCTTCAATAACAAATTGGTTTTCCACCCCGCCTGGATTAAATTTGACCACTTTTTGATCTTGACTTACAATTTTTAGTTTATATAATAATCTTGCGTAATTATGAAAGAAGTATCTGACATTGGAGTTATCGGTCTGGCGGTAATGGGCGAAAACCTGATCCTGAATATGGAAAGTAAAGGATTTCATGTAACCGCCTTCAACCGCTCGGTAGATAAAGTGGAGCATTTTGTAAACGGTCGTGCCAGGGGGAAAAATATCTATGGAGCTAAATCCATAGAAGACCTGGTAGGTTCATTGAAATCGCCGAGAAAAGTAATGCTCATGGTAAAGGCCGGTAAACCTGTGGATGACTTTATCGATCTTCTGATCCCGCATCTCGATAAAGGAGATATCATTATCGACGGTGGTAATTCTCATTTTCCCGACACTGAACGCCGTGTAAAATATGTAGAGAGCAAGGGATTGCATTTTATAGGCACCGGCGTTTCCGGTGGTGAGGAAGGCGCATTGCTGGGCCCCTCCATCATGCCCGGCGGCTCTAAAGAAGCGTGGCCGGCTGTAAAGCCGATCTTCCAGGGTATTGCGGCGAAGGTTGCCGACGGTGCTCCCTGCTGCGACTGGGTAGGTACCGGTGGTGCCGGTCATTTTGTGAAAATGGTACACAACGGTATCGAATACGGCGACATGCAGCTGATCAACGAAGTGTATCATATCATGAAGGACGTGCTGGGGATGTCGGCCGGTGAAATGCACGAAGTATTTAAAGAATGGAACGAAGGCGAGCTGGACAGCTATCTCATCGAGATCACGCGCGATATCCTTGCCTATAAAGAAGAAGACGGCACTCCTATTGTTGACCGTATCCTGGATACGGCAGGACAAAAAGGTACCGGTAAATGGACCGGGACCGTGGCCCTGGAACTGGGTGTGCCGCTGACACTGATCACCGAATCCGTATTTGCACGCTGTCTTTCCGCATTAAAAGAAGAGCGGGTGGCCGCTTCAAAAGTATTAACAGCAGGTCCCAAACCATCTTTCAGCGGCGATAAAAAAGCATTTATCGATTACCTGAGGGATGCATTGTATGCGGCCAAAGTGATCTCGTATGCACAGGGCTACCAGATGATGAAAGCCGCTGCCAAAGAATACAACTGGGAGCTCAGTTATGGCAATATTGCACTGATGTGGCGCGGCGGATGTATCATCCGTTCCCGTTTCCTTGGTAATATCAAAGAAGCGTTTGACAAAAACCCGGATCTGGCCAACCTGTTGCTGGATCCCTATTTTGCCGAAAAGATACAGGGATGCCAGGAAGGCCTGCGTACAGTGGCTGCAACAGCCGTACAGAACGGGATACCGGTTCCCTGTCTGGGTGCCGCTATCAGCTTTTACGACGGGTACCGGTCGGAACGGCTGCCGGCAAACCTGCTGCAGGCACAGCGGGATTATTTCGGGGCACATACCTACGAAAGAACAGATAAGCCCCGCGGCCAGTTCTTTCATACCAACTGGACCGGAAGAGGTGGTGATACGGCATCTACCACCTACGACGTATAAAATTGATTTATTGCAGTGGAGCGGCTGTCCCTTTCGGATGGCCGCTTTTTTGTGACAGTACCCTGCTGATTTTCTCAGCGCCTTTCAAATACCTGCTGTCCTCCGGAAAAGGTCCGGAGTACCGTTGTTTTCAGCAACGCTGTCTCCGGAGCGGTCATCAGGTCCTGATCGAGTATTACAAAGTCGGCCAGCTTTCCCGGCTCCAGACTTCCTTTTTCCCTTTCTTCAAAAGCAGCGCGGGCGGCCCAGATGGTCATTCCCCGCAGAGCCTGCTCACGACTTAGCGCATTGTCAACCTGGAATCCTCCTGCAGGAAATCCTTTGGCATCTTTCCGGACCACCGCTGCATAAAATGTTTTGAACGGCGACAGGTCTTCCACGGGAAAATCAGTACCAAGGGGCAGCCAGCCGTTCTCATTCAGCAGTTGCCGGTTGGCATAGGCGCCCTTCAGCCGGTGTTCACCCAGCCGTGCGCCGGCCCAGTACATATCGGAGGTGGCATGGGTCGGTTGCACGGACGGGATAATGGAATAATCCCCGAAGAAATGAAAATCGTTTTCATTCACCACCTGCGCATGTTCGATCCGCCAGCGCAGGTCATTCTTTCCTCCGAGATATCGGGCGTAAATTTCCAGCAGCGTGCGGTTGGCACTGTCGCCGATGGCATGCGTGCACATCTGCCAGTTGTTCTTTGAGATGAGCCGGGCCATGGAGTCGAAATGCGGCGCTGCGCTCAACAGGAATCCTTTCCAGCCGGGTTTATCCGAATAATCATCCAGTAAACAGGCGCCCCTTGAACCCAGCGCACCGTCTGCGTATAACTTAAATCCCTGTACATGCAGGTAATCATTTCTGATCACACCTTTTTTCAGAAGATAGTCATAGTTTTTTGATGCATCGCTCAGCAGAATATAAAGCCGCATCTTCAGATCACCGGCCTGCTGCAGCCGGCCGATGGCTTCAACCGCTTCATAATCCAGCCCGCAGTCATGTATCGAGGTAAGTCCTGTTGCAAAGCATTGCTGCTGCGCCTGCAGCAGGTACTGTTTCATTTCAGCAGCAGATGCGTCCGGTATAACGGAAGCCACTTTTTCCATCGCATTGTCAATTAAAATACCGGTAAGCCGGCCATCCCTTGTTTCATATGTACCTCCTGTTATGGTATCGCCCGCTTTTACACCAGCCAGTTCCAATGCCTTTGCGTTGGCGATAGCAGCATGACCGTCGATACGTGTCAGATAAACCGGGGTATTCGGATACTGTTTGTTCAGTGCCTCATTGGTGGGGAACTGTTTCACGGGCCAGTCGTTCTGATCCCATCCGCCACCCACCAGCCAGGCAGCCGCATCACGATTAGTTTTAAATCCCTGCAGGCGCTGCAATATATCTTCCCAGCTGGTGGTATTCACCAGGTCCAGCGTTCCGAGCCGTTTTGCATATCCTGCAAAATGCGCATGGGCATCAATAAAGCCCGGGTAGATAAATTTTCCGCCGGCATCCAGCCGGTCTTTGCAGTGGTAGCGGCTTTCCAGTGCTGCACGGGTACCTGTAGCCACCACCTTTCCATCCCGTATCACCATTGCCTCAGCTTTGCTGAATAAACTGTCGACGGTATAGAGTGTCGCATTATAAATCAGCAGGTCGGCATTGTCCTGTGATTTACAGGCCGCAATCATGCAGCAGGCCAGGAAGATCATGGATAAAGAGCGCATAGTCTGAATTTAAAACGAATATAAAAAAATAGCAGCGCTTTTAAACGCTGCCATTAATTGCTTGTTGTCAGAAAAAATATATGAGAAACTTAGTTGAGGTATTTTAAAAGCTCCTCACTCATGGGTTCTACCTTCGACGGGAACACAGTAATCAGCGCACCCTTTTCATCAATCAAAAACTTCGTAAAATTCCATTTGATCGGATCTTTTATGCCTTTCTTCTCTGCTTCAGCAATTAAATACTTATAAATGGGTGCCATATCATCCCCCTGGACCGACACCTTTTTTGCCATTGGAAAACTTACCCCATAATTCCGTTTGCAGAACGCTGCGATATCTTCGTTACTGCCGGGCTCCTGCGATTTAAAATTATTTGCCGGAAAGCCCACGATCACCAGCTTGTCCCCGTATTTCTTGTACAGTTCCTCAAGCCCCTCATACTGATGTGTGTACCCGCATTTACTGGCCGTGTTCACCACCAGTATTTTTTTTCCTTTGTAATCGTTGAAATTGATAGACCCGCCGGTGAGCCCGTCTACCTTAAAATCATAGATAGAGCTTGCTGCAATACCTGCAGCCAGCATCAATGTCATTAATAATAGTTTCATAAACTGCTTTTATCTAATAAAGATAACAGGATTTTTTTATCCGGTATGTTAATCCCTCCGGGTCAGCTGCTGGCAAAACAAAGGGTCACAACACTTAATCGCACACCGGGGATTTCTAAGAGGACGCTTCCACAGGCCTCAAGGGTTGCACCGGTGGTAACGACATCGTCTACCAGCAGCAAATGCCGGTTCTCGGCGATTGCCGGGTGGCCCAGGCTGAATTTTCCCTGCATATTGGCCCAGCGTTCAATGCGGCTCTTCGTTGTTTGCGTTTCAGTGGATGCATTTCTGTAAACCAGGTCGGTACAAACCGGCTTGCCCAGTACTGCGGCGATACCTTCACAAAGCAGCGCCGCCTGGTTATATCCTCTTTTGCGCATCCGGGCCCTGTAAAGGGGCATGGGCACAATAAGATCCACGGTTTGAAAACGTTGCGCCCGTTGTAAGGCATTTCCCAGGAGCATCCCCAACTGAAGGCCCAGCTGCTGATTGCCCCGGTATTTGAACTGATGCAGGATGAATTGCAACGGCGTGTGCTTTATAAAATAATACTGTGCGCTGGCAGCTTCTAATTTTAACCGGCCTGCAAATATTTTTTCAACAGGATTATCCGGATGCCCTTCAAAACCGGTAACAGGCAGCTCATTCAGGCAAAGCAGACAAAGCTCGCCGGCAGCCGGAAGTACATCCGTTCCGCAGCCGGCACATACATGCGGATAGAACAACTGCAGCAAGGCATTGCGTAAACGCAGTAAGGCATTCATTGATATTAGCTTATTATCAAATATAACAAGTAAATGACCTAAAGCCCAAATTTTAATGTACCTTTGAAGTTGTTTTTGACCACTAATTAAAATTTATTCTGTCCACTTTATGCAGTGGCATAAATGAAAATTATGGGTTTGTCCTCTACCTCTTCTATCGATACCATCGTTGTATCGGCACATGCTGACTATAAGAAAAACGTAAAGGCTTTTCTCAGACAGCATACCACATTTCACTTCAGGGTCGCCGTTGTTGCAGACTCCTGGAACAGTTTGTTCTGTATTCCCAAGACCACATTCGATAAGCCCCCGCTTATCTTATTCGGAAATGATCTTACCCTTCCGGATACCTTGGCCGGCCTCTCCACTTTCGTCCGGTCTTTTCCGGGGGCCATCCTTGTAGCCCTCGGCGAGGTGGCGGACCTGAGCCTTCTGCTTAAATACATCCGTATCGGAGTGAGAGGGTTTATCCCTCCTTCTTTTCCTGCCCCGGAGTTTAATGAAGCACTGAAGCAGGTCATCAGCGGCGGGGCATTTATCAGCGCAGCAGTGACCCGCAATATATTTGACTATCTCAATCATACAATAGAGCTGGCGGATAAACTGACCCTGCGGCAACAACAGATCGTGGAAGGAATCATTGCAGGACTGAGCTATAAACTCATCGCCCATAAGTACCGGATCTCCATCGATACGGTACGCGAGCATATCAAGAATATTTACAAAACCTTTCAGATAAACAGCAAGGCCGAACTGATGGCATTGCTTAAGATCCACTACCTCTAATCACATCTTTATGTGGTAGCTGCCGGTTGCGAATTAGTGCACCGGCGATGTACTTTTGTACCAGGTTAACAACCACTTTCTGCTCAATACTGCTTATCTGTTTGTGCGTACTATTTTTTTTATCCTGGCATTTTTTTGCAGCCTGCCTGCAGCAGCACAGCAGCATACTATCGTTTATGGCTTCAGGCTGGATACGGTGGCGATCCGCTCCGGTGAAACTTTTTCCAACAGCCTCTGGATTCAAAACAACAGCAGCGCAGCGGTCGTTCTTTTTGAGGTCCGTTCACCCGGAACAAAGAAAGCATTACTGCATCTCCCGGACAGTATCTTCCTGCAGCCCCGCGAAAAACGATGGTTCCCGCTTAAATACTTTGCCAACCGCGAAACCATCCAGAGCAATATACAGTCCTTTACCATTCAGCTTGCAAGCCGGCAGCAGGCGGTTCCGGTTCAGGGTAGTGCCCGCTTTCTCACCCGGCTGGAGCAGGTATCAGGAATTGCTCTGGATACAGACGGACCCGAAGTATACCTCAGCCAGCTTTCCCGGCAAACAAAAGTAACCGTCTACTGTTACAACAGCGGCCTGGTCACCACCCGTTTCCACCTGGAATTAAGCCATATACCGGAAGGACTGGAATTCTCCGGCAATCCGGATGAACTGGAGCTGGCGCCCGGTACCCGGCAACAGGTTGTGTTGCTGGTCACCAATAAGCTTCGCAGTACCGTTGCTGCAGATTTCGCTATTATGATCCGCGCGCTGGATGTATCCGGAAATCAGCTTGCGGTAAAAAACCTGCGTATGCTGAACATCAGTGATGACCACCGGCTCACGCTGCGCCGGAACTCCTTTTCCCAGGCCCCGCCCAACACTATTTCATTGCGTTACTTAACAGTAAGCCCGGGTTTGTCGGCCTATCAGCTGCAGGGGAACGGTTCCTTCCCGCTGGCAGACAGTCAGCAATTACGCTACAGGATCAATGCGGATTACCTGAATCGCCCGGAACAAAAAGGGATCAACCTGTATGATACCTATATCGACTATCAATCAAAACGATGGGGCGTCCGTGCGGGTACCATCTATGACCTGCTCGACTTCAATTTAAACGGCAGGGGCCTCAGGGCTTCTTTCAAACCATCGGCCGGCCGCTCCCTTAGCATTTACGGAGTGGAGAACAACTACCTGCTTTATTCCAGCCATCCCCTGCTTCCCCAGAACAACGGCAATACTTTTGCCTTGAATTACACGGATACCCGGTCCGGCGCACGAAGCAGCTCCGTGCTGCTGCTGAGAAGCAGCAACAACCTGCTGCAAACCACTACCACTTTGTTATCCGGCAATATCACAATACCCACTGCCAGAAAGATCTTTCTTGGAGTGGAAGGCGGTTACAGTATGCTGCAGCCGGGAAAGGAGCAGCAACACCCGGGGTTTGCAGCAGGCATAAGATTTTTGCTGGAACGGGGGCAGTTTAACCTCTACAGTTACAATTACTTTTCCTCCCCTTACTATGGCGGCCTGAGAAGAGGGCTGTTGCAACTGGACAACAGTGTTTCACTGTCGCTGAACGGAAAAGGCACTGTTTCCGGTGCCCTACGCCTGCTGAACAATAACCCCAAACTGCTTTACTATTTCGGCAACGAATACCTCTCTGCTGCCAGTCAGTACGGCAATGCCGTTTACGAGATCGGCTATGCAAAACGCCTGGGGCTCTGGAACCTGACGCTGAAGCCCTATTACTTTACACAAACGATCACGCTGCAGGAGGCTGTCAAATGGCGTTCGGCATCTGTAAGGGGTAAGCTCACCGGCAGTTATTCCTTTGCATCACATACTGTTTTTATTGACGCGGACAACGGGTATACCTTTCAGAACACTTCCAGCAAGCCGGAAGCACCGTTTCTTTCCTCGCGTATCAACGCCTCTTACAAAAGCCAGGTACTGGGTTTTAATGCAATGGCACAATTTAACAGCTACTATCTTACAGACGCCCTTGCACTGCCTCTGGAGCGGCCCCGGTACACCTTCATATCACTGGGGCCAACAGCCAGTCTCGCACTCTTCCGGCAAAAGGTCCTTGCAAACACCGGCCTGATGTATAATTATTCGGGCTACAACCACAGCTCCAATTATTCTGTGAACAGCAATATCCGGTGGCGCTTGAAAAACAACTGGGCACTTGCAGCGGATGTACTTTACGGCGTCAATCTGCAACCTACCGCTTATAACGTATTGCAGGGATCCGGGGCCAGCTATGATCCGGGAGATCCTGCCGGCCGGTTCAGGTACTACAACCGCCAGTTACGGCTTGGCATCGAAAAAAGCTTTGGCCAGTCCTCCGACGGGAACAATTGCAGGCTGGAACTCGTATACTACGCGGATCTCAATGCCAACGGAAAACACGACCGCCGGGAACCGGCTGTCAGCAGTGTGCTGGTAAAGGTCGACGGGATTACGGCTGTTACCAATCAGAAGGGCAGTGTAAAAATCACCGGCGAAAGAAACAAGCGCTATACCATTTCGGTCATCAGCAACAATAACTGGAGCCTGCTGGAGCCAACGGAAATAACATTACGAAAAAATACCCGGCTCGAGATCCCGCTTGTTAAGACCGAGCTCCTCACAGGAAAACTGGTGTACACCGCCGAAAAATATTCCGATACACCTCCCGTGCCTTCAGGCCTGCGGGTAAAAGCCACATCCGCCGGCGGTGCCGTGTTTACAACGCTCACCAATGAGCAGGGATTGTTTCAGCTGTATCTTCCGGAAAATACGTATACCGTTACTATGGAGACCGCGGGACTTCACTTTGTGCTGCTCTCGGAAAATAAGCCGGTTACCATGCAATACAATCATCCGAAAACGCTCGAACTGAACTATACCTACCGGGAGCGGAAGGTAGAGGTCACCCGGTTCGACTGACGCGATCAATGTGCCGTGAGGGTATAAATAACCGTCCCGGTGTAAATTCCACCCGGTTTA includes:
- a CDS encoding amidohydrolase, giving the protein MRSLSMIFLACCMIAACKSQDNADLLIYNATLYTVDSLFSKAEAMVIRDGKVVATGTRAALESRYHCKDRLDAGGKFIYPGFIDAHAHFAGYAKRLGTLDLVNTTSWEDILQRLQGFKTNRDAAAWLVGGGWDQNDWPVKQFPTNEALNKQYPNTPVYLTRIDGHAAIANAKALELAGVKAGDTITGGTYETRDGRLTGILIDNAMEKVASVIPDASAAEMKQYLLQAQQQCFATGLTSIHDCGLDYEAVEAIGRLQQAGDLKMRLYILLSDASKNYDYLLKKGVIRNDYLHVQGFKLYADGALGSRGACLLDDYSDKPGWKGFLLSAAPHFDSMARLISKNNWQMCTHAIGDSANRTLLEIYARYLGGKNDLRWRIEHAQVVNENDFHFFGDYSIIPSVQPTHATSDMYWAGARLGEHRLKGAYANRQLLNENGWLPLGTDFPVEDLSPFKTFYAAVVRKDAKGFPAGGFQVDNALSREQALRGMTIWAARAAFEEREKGSLEPGKLADFVILDQDLMTAPETALLKTTVLRTFSGGQQVFERR
- a CDS encoding glutathione peroxidase, with product MKLLLMTLMLAAGIAASSIYDFKVDGLTGGSINFNDYKGKKILVVNTASKCGYTHQYEGLEELYKKYGDKLVIVGFPANNFKSQEPGSNEDIAAFCKRNYGVSFPMAKKVSVQGDDMAPIYKYLIAEAEKKGIKDPIKWNFTKFLIDEKGALITVFPSKVEPMSEELLKYLN
- a CDS encoding helix-turn-helix transcriptional regulator, which produces MGLSSTSSIDTIVVSAHADYKKNVKAFLRQHTTFHFRVAVVADSWNSLFCIPKTTFDKPPLILFGNDLTLPDTLAGLSTFVRSFPGAILVALGEVADLSLLLKYIRIGVRGFIPPSFPAPEFNEALKQVISGGAFISAAVTRNIFDYLNHTIELADKLTLRQQQIVEGIIAGLSYKLIAHKYRISIDTVREHIKNIYKTFQINSKAELMALLKIHYL
- a CDS encoding ComF family protein is translated as MNALLRLRNALLQLFYPHVCAGCGTDVLPAAGELCLLCLNELPVTGFEGHPDNPVEKIFAGRLKLEAASAQYYFIKHTPLQFILHQFKYRGNQQLGLQLGMLLGNALQRAQRFQTVDLIVPMPLYRARMRKRGYNQAALLCEGIAAVLGKPVCTDLVYRNASTETQTTKSRIERWANMQGKFSLGHPAIAENRHLLLVDDVVTTGATLEACGSVLLEIPGVRLSVVTLCFASS
- the gnd gene encoding decarboxylating NADP(+)-dependent phosphogluconate dehydrogenase, whose amino-acid sequence is MKEVSDIGVIGLAVMGENLILNMESKGFHVTAFNRSVDKVEHFVNGRARGKNIYGAKSIEDLVGSLKSPRKVMLMVKAGKPVDDFIDLLIPHLDKGDIIIDGGNSHFPDTERRVKYVESKGLHFIGTGVSGGEEGALLGPSIMPGGSKEAWPAVKPIFQGIAAKVADGAPCCDWVGTGGAGHFVKMVHNGIEYGDMQLINEVYHIMKDVLGMSAGEMHEVFKEWNEGELDSYLIEITRDILAYKEEDGTPIVDRILDTAGQKGTGKWTGTVALELGVPLTLITESVFARCLSALKEERVAASKVLTAGPKPSFSGDKKAFIDYLRDALYAAKVISYAQGYQMMKAAAKEYNWELSYGNIALMWRGGCIIRSRFLGNIKEAFDKNPDLANLLLDPYFAEKIQGCQEGLRTVAATAVQNGIPVPCLGAAISFYDGYRSERLPANLLQAQRDYFGAHTYERTDKPRGQFFHTNWTGRGGDTASTTYDV